DNA sequence from the Harpia harpyja isolate bHarHar1 chromosome 2, bHarHar1 primary haplotype, whole genome shotgun sequence genome:
gcgggggagcggggcgggggggggcggctcggGCGCTCGGGGGGGGCGGGACCTGGCGGGGCGGGGCCTCCCCCACGCCAATGGCCGCGCCCGCCTTTGTGTCCCGGGCTGGTGACCCAGTTTGTGTGGGGTGGGGGCTGCCAGTCAGGGGGGGTGACGTCACCGGCAGCCTATGGGGGCGTGCGCTGCTGGCGGGCGAGGGGCGAGGGGGACGCGCAGACCCGGCCCACGTGTCACGGCGAGGCCGGGCCGGGACAGCCGCTGCGGCTCCCCCGCTGCTGCCCCCGCTGCCTGGAGGAGCGGGCGCGGCTCTCAGGCCCTGCAAGCCGAGCCGGGTGGCGTGGCTGCCTGATCGCCTTTGGCTTGCTGCGACCGTTAGCGGGCTCGCTCCATGCTCCACGCGTGCATTTGCACCCagttctgtgtgtatgtgtgtacacacgCGTATTTGTGCGTATTCGAATGTACTCTTTGCGTTTCAGGAAAATGTTTATTGGAGGCCTCAGCTGGGACACCAGCAAGAAAGACTTGACAGAGTATCTCTCTCGGTTTGGCGAGGTTGTGGACTGTACGATTAAAACAGACCCGGTCACTGGGAGGTCGAGGGGGTTTGGGTTCGTGCTCTTCAAGGACGCTGCCAGTGTGGAGAAGGTGGGTGGATTTCTTGTGAAGTGATGGCACAAAGCCTGCCTGTGTCGCTGTAGTGATCTGAGACTTTGTTTCCTTGTGTGCTTCTTAGGTGTTGGAACTGAAGGAACACAAACTGGATGGGAAGTTAATAGATCCTAAAAGGGCAAAAGCCTTAAAAGGGAAGGAGCCACCAAAAAAAGTGTTTGTTGGTGGGCTGAGTCCAGATACATCTGAAGAACAGATTAAAGAGTACTTTGGTGCTTTTGGCGAGGTATAGTATAATGGCATATAAGAACAGCTCTGGTTTTCAAGTGCAGTGTTGCCTCTGTCTTAAGACAGAAGAATTTGTGAGGAGAGAGCTGGCTCAGGCTTACATAAAACTAGGGACTCTTGAAACTATATGCATGTTAGTGATTCCATAGTGGTGTGATGGGATTGATTTATAGCTGTCAAAAGCAGTTGGCGTAGACATTGGACTGCTGAATGGTTCTGGAAGCCTAAAAAGTTGCTTACAGATTTCATGCATTATTGATAGGTACTTTTGATTTCAGATTGAAAACATTGAGCTTCCCATGGACACAAAGACAAATGAAAGGAGGGGCTTCTGTTTTATCACGTACACAGATGAAGAACCAGTAAAGAAGTTACTAGAAAGCAGATACCATCAGATTGGTTCAGGCAAGGTATGGAAGCTCTTTTTAGCATGTGAAACAGACCATCTCTGTAGGCTTCCCTGAAAGCAACTCACAAAATGGTCTTGAAATTCTTGATCAGTTAAAGAACTTCTGTCTTCACAGTGCGAGATCAAAGTAGCACAGCCCAAAGAGGTATacaggcaacagcagcagcagcagaaaggaggaaaaagcaatGCGGCTGGCGGAAGAGGAGGTGGAAGGGGGCGTGGACGGGGTGAGTTTTTTGAATGTTGAAATTAATGTAAATGTGTAAGTGTTTGTAGATATTCCAGGTTTCGGGCTGCATGCATGCAGATATGTTTAAATTGAATGTGGAAAGTAGCCTGTTAGTAAATGGTATTTTGGTGGTTGTGATTGCTTGTGGAAGCTTAAGAATAtctttttgc
Encoded proteins:
- the HNRNPDL gene encoding heterogeneous nuclear ribonucleoprotein D-like — encoded protein: MEDATEMSGGPEEFAEGSKINASKNQQDDGKMFIGGLSWDTSKKDLTEYLSRFGEVVDCTIKTDPVTGRSRGFGFVLFKDAASVEKVLELKEHKLDGKLIDPKRAKALKGKEPPKKVFVGGLSPDTSEEQIKEYFGAFGEIENIELPMDTKTNERRGFCFITYTDEEPVKKLLESRYHQIGSGKCEIKVAQPKEVYRQQQQQQKGGKSNAAGGRGGGRGRGRGQGQNWNQGFNNYYDQGYGNYNSAYSDQSYSGYGGYDYSGYNYPNYGYGPGYTDYSGQQSTYGKASRGGGNHQNNYQPY